The nucleotide window CACATTCGATCCGCTGTTCACCGATTCCGACACCGTCCGCGTCTCACCTTCACAGGTCGAGTCCTTCACGGACTGCTCTCTGCGCTGGTTCCTCACCCGCAACGGCGGAGACCGTGCGAGCTCGACAGCGCAGAATCTGGGCACCATCATCCACGCGGCCGCCGAGAACTACCCCGAAGGACCGACCTCGGCGATTCGCAGCTTCGTCGAAGAGGAATTCTCCTCCCTCGAGTTCGACGCAGAATGGGAGCGCGAACGCGAATTCGACGTGGCCATGAAAATGGCCGACCGCCTCGGCGAGTACATCACGAACGCTCCCGGCAGCCTCATCGGCGTCGAAGCGCAGGTCTACGCTGTCGGGGTCGATGAGAACGGACGTCAATGGAAAGTGACCGGTCGCCTCGACCGAGTCGAGGAAGTCGCCGGAGGACTGCGCATCGTCGATTTCAAGACGGGACGCAACGTCGTCGCAGGCAAAGAGATGGATCGCCACGCGCAGCTCGGTGTGTATCAGGAGGCAATCAACTCCGGCACCATCAGAGTCGGCGAGGACAGGGAACTCGATGCGCAGGCCTACGGCGCCGAACTCGTCTTCCTCCGCAATTCCGCCCGCACCGTCCGCGAGCAGCCGGCCCTCGACGTCGACGACAACCCGAAATGGGCCCGTGAACTCATCGACGACGTGTCCGGCCGGATGCGGGCGGCGAGCTTCCCCGCCCGCGTCGAGCAGCAGAAGTGCAAATCCTGCCCGGTGCGTTCGTCCTGCCCGGCCATCGGTCCGAAGATGCTGGAGGAGAACTGATGCGCTACAGCGCCGAGGAGCTGGCACGACTGACTGCGGCCGACCCTGCCCAAGCGTTCCCTCCCAGCCCGGAGCAGCAGGTCATCATCGAAGCCGATCCGGCACAGTCGATGAAGGTCACCGCCGGTGCCGGATCGGGCAAGACCACCGTCATCTCCCAACGCGTGGTGTGGCTGGTCGCCAACGGACATGTCTCACCGGAGGAGATACTCGGACTCACCTTCACCCGCAAGGCCGTCGGCGAACTGGGCGGGCGCATCCGCGTGCTCCTGTCACGGCTGCGCCACAACCTCGGCATGGGACGAGAGCTGTCTCTGCCCGGGCTCGACAACCCGACGGTGTCGACCTACAACTCCTATGCGGCCTCGATTGTCAGCGAACACGGGGTGAGCATCGGCATCGAACCCGAAACGGTGCTCCTCGACGATGCTGCCGCGCACACCATCGCCGGGGATCTCATCGATTCCACTTCCGCAGATGAGATCCCCGGCAGCTTCTCCCGCGAAACGATGATCTCCGATGTCATCGCGTTCGCCGGGGCGATGAACGACCACGGACGCGATGTCGACGAAGTCACCACGTACCTCGAACAGTGCCTGGCCGCGCTCGTCTCGAGCAAAGGCAAACCCGTCGACCCGAACGGGCGACGGGCGAAGCTCGAGGCGAAGATCCGCACGGCCCGTCTGGCCGACGCCTATATGCGGGCGAAGCGACGCAACCTGGCGATGGACTTCTCCGACCAGGTGCGGTTCGCCCAACGCATCATCGATCAGGTCCCGGCGGCCGCCGCAGCCGAACGGGCCCGGTGGAAGATCGTCCTGCTCGACGAGTTCCAAGACACCTCGGTCGCCCAGCTCAAACTTCTGCGTGACCTCTACCATTCCACGGCCGTGACCGCCGTCGGCGATCCGCGGCAGGCCATCTACGGCTGGCGCGGCGCCAGTGCCGACAACATGTTCCGATTCTCCGCAGACTTCCACGACGTTCAATCGCTGACTCTGAGCACGAGTTGGAGAAACGACCGCACGATTCTGCAGGCCGCCAATCGCATCGCCGATGGCCTCACCGACAGCCGTGAATCCCCGCTGTCGGCCCGGGACGGAGCAGGCGACGGAGAGGTGAGTGTCGAGATCAGCTCGGGCGCCCACGACCCGGACTACCTGAGCAACGGCCTGAGAGCGCTGACCGACTGGTTCCGCACCATCCCCGAGGGTGCGACGAAGGCCGTGCTCTGCCGCAAACGCGCCCATTTCCCACCGGTCGCGGCCGCCCTCGAAGCCGCCGGCTTCGCGGTCCATGTCCACGGCTCCTCAGGACTCCTCAGCGACCCCTTCGTCGCCGATGTGAGGGCGGTCCTCACCGCCGCGATCGATCCCATGGCCGGGGACGAAGTCATGCGTCTCATCAGCGGCCGCATGCTCGGGCTCGGCGCCGGCGATATCGCGGGACTGCAGACCTTCACGCGCAGACAGACGGAACGGCGGCAGGAAGACCGCGCCGAGACCGGTGCCGATGCCGACGACGTCATCGTCGAAGCCATCGACCAGGCGACGATCGTCGAAGGCATCGATGAACTCATCGAGGTCGCCCGGGTGCTCGACCACGGGCCGCGTTCGGCGACCGACAAGGCACTGATGGCCGACTACCGGAGTTCAGGCATGAGCACCGAGGCGCTGCAGCGGCTGGTGCGGCTCGCCCGCGCGCTGCGCACCGTCCGATCGGGCACCGGCACCATCTCCTCGATCATCCGCACCGCCCTGGCGGAAACCGGCATCGACTCCGACGTCTGGGGACTGAGCGATTCGCTGCGCAACCTGCACCGATCGTCTCTCGACGCGTTCCTGTCCGCGGCCAGCCAATATTCGGCCGCCGACGACCGCCCCTCGATCACCGGGTTCCTGTCCTGGCTGAGCCTCATGGAAGCCCACGACGCGCTGAGCACGGCGGAACCGACGGCCGCGGCAGATGCGATCAACATCATGACCGTGCATGCGTCGAAGGGACTCGAATTCGACGCAGTCGCCGTGCCGTCACTGGTGGTCAAAGACTTTCCGACGGAACCGCGGGACAAAGAAGGCTGGATGGACCGCACCGCGCTGCCCTACCCGCTGCGGGGAGACCGGGCACACCTCGTCGACTTCGATCTGAGGGACGCACAATTCGACACGAAGAAGGCACTCGACGAATGGATCGCAGACTTCATCCGCCCACATATCGCCGATGCGCATGTGGCCGAGGAGCGACGACTGGCCTATGTCGCCTTCACCCGCGCCAAACGCCACCTGTGGCTCGGTGCGGAACTGATGGGTGCCCGGACAGAACCCGATGAGCTCTCGCCGTTCCTCACAGAGGCGGTCGAAGCGCTGGGACTGACGGTCGATATCCCGGAGCCGGCTGATGAGTCCGCGGAAGATCGGATCGAAACCACCGAATGGCCGGTTCCTCGCACACGTCAGGTAGCAGCGGCCCAACAGGCCGCCGACTGGGTCGAGACCAGTCTCGAGGTCAGCTTGGAGACCCTCGCCGAGGCTCCGGGCGACGTCGGCGACTACGCTGCACAAGCGCTGCGGATCGGTTCCCGACCGGAGTCGAGCCTTGCAGCCGGCATGCCCGACCGACTGTCGGCGACCGCTCTGGTCTCCTGGAGACGAGACCCGCAGAAGTTCCGCACGCAGGTGCTGCGCCCGATTCCCACCCCGCCGAGCCGGGCGGCGGAGATCGGCACGAACTTCCACTCCTGGGTCGAGCAGCACTTCGGCCAGTCCAGCATCGACATCGATGAAGACAACGCGACTCGCCCGATCGATGCCGCCACGATCGAACGGCTGCAGGCCACTTTCCTCGCCTCGGAGTTCGCCACTCGACGCGCAGACCACGTCGAAATGTCCTTCGAACTCATCCTCGGACGGTTCCGGGTGCCGGGAAAGATCGACGCCGTCTTCATCACCGACGGCCATGCCGAGGTCGTCGACTGGAAGACGTCGAAGAAGCCCGATGGGGACGTGCTCGAAGTGATGAAGTGGCAGCTCGCTCTCTACCGCTTCGCGATCCTGCGCGCTCATCCGCAGATCACCGAGGTGACCGGGACGTTCTATTTCGTCGGCAGCGACGACGTCGTGCGCTTCACCGAGCTGCCCGACGAGGACGAAGTGATCCAGTGGCTGGAAGCCAACGACCTTCGCTGATCCACACCGTGCTGCCGGTCACCCGCTCAAGGGTCGGACAGGTCCCCTCGAAGGCAGGGCAGACCCGCAGCGGATCAGGAGCGGTTCGACCGTGAGATCGGTCCGGTTTCGTCACCGTCGTCCGAACCCGAGGTGGGTTCGGTGCTGACACCGGATCCCGGTATGGAATCGGAGTCTGTGGCGTCGTCAGGCGTCG belongs to Brevibacterium spongiae and includes:
- a CDS encoding ATP-dependent helicase, with translation MRYSAEELARLTAADPAQAFPPSPEQQVIIEADPAQSMKVTAGAGSGKTTVISQRVVWLVANGHVSPEEILGLTFTRKAVGELGGRIRVLLSRLRHNLGMGRELSLPGLDNPTVSTYNSYAASIVSEHGVSIGIEPETVLLDDAAAHTIAGDLIDSTSADEIPGSFSRETMISDVIAFAGAMNDHGRDVDEVTTYLEQCLAALVSSKGKPVDPNGRRAKLEAKIRTARLADAYMRAKRRNLAMDFSDQVRFAQRIIDQVPAAAAAERARWKIVLLDEFQDTSVAQLKLLRDLYHSTAVTAVGDPRQAIYGWRGASADNMFRFSADFHDVQSLTLSTSWRNDRTILQAANRIADGLTDSRESPLSARDGAGDGEVSVEISSGAHDPDYLSNGLRALTDWFRTIPEGATKAVLCRKRAHFPPVAAALEAAGFAVHVHGSSGLLSDPFVADVRAVLTAAIDPMAGDEVMRLISGRMLGLGAGDIAGLQTFTRRQTERRQEDRAETGADADDVIVEAIDQATIVEGIDELIEVARVLDHGPRSATDKALMADYRSSGMSTEALQRLVRLARALRTVRSGTGTISSIIRTALAETGIDSDVWGLSDSLRNLHRSSLDAFLSAASQYSAADDRPSITGFLSWLSLMEAHDALSTAEPTAAADAINIMTVHASKGLEFDAVAVPSLVVKDFPTEPRDKEGWMDRTALPYPLRGDRAHLVDFDLRDAQFDTKKALDEWIADFIRPHIADAHVAEERRLAYVAFTRAKRHLWLGAELMGARTEPDELSPFLTEAVEALGLTVDIPEPADESAEDRIETTEWPVPRTRQVAAAQQAADWVETSLEVSLETLAEAPGDVGDYAAQALRIGSRPESSLAAGMPDRLSATALVSWRRDPQKFRTQVLRPIPTPPSRAAEIGTNFHSWVEQHFGQSSIDIDEDNATRPIDAATIERLQATFLASEFATRRADHVEMSFELILGRFRVPGKIDAVFITDGHAEVVDWKTSKKPDGDVLEVMKWQLALYRFAILRAHPQITEVTGTFYFVGSDDVVRFTELPDEDEVIQWLEANDLR